A stretch of DNA from Anaerobacillus isosaccharinicus:
ATACGTTAGACGACTTTGATTACATAATAGAGCTAAGGAACAATCATGATGAAACAATTACTTATGAAGTTATAGACTCAGGTTTTTCTTCATTTGATATTAGTTAAAGTTGGTAGGTGTTAGCATTGTCAGAATTAGGGCTTAGGCTAAAAAATGCAAGGGAAGAAAAAAAGATAACTCTAGATGAGCTTCAAAATATCACCAAAATTCAAAAGCGCTATTTACAGGCGATTGAAGAAGGGAAATTGGAGATGCTACCAGGGCAATTCTATGCTCGAGCGTTTGTTAAAAGCTATTCAGAGGCAGTAGGGATCGATCCTGAACTATTGTTTGAAGAGCATGCTAGCGAACTTCCTGCTTCCAACAAACAGAAAGTTGCTGAGATCCCTCCTAGAGTACAGACGAGAAAAACAGGTGGTACGAAGAAAACACGGAGATTTTTGGCACTTTTACCTTCCGTAGTGGCAATCGTCTTTATTATTTCAATTTTTGTTGGGGTATGGTATTTTCTACAAGGGAACTCTGCTAATAATGAGGGAATTCCAAAAAATCAGGTTCAATCCCCTGTTGAGGGAGGAAGAGATAACGTAGCTCTTAATCCACCAGGTGAAGAAGATGAACCAGAGGAAGCAGAAGTTCCAGAGGAAGAAGAGCTAATAGAGGAAATTCCAGAGCAAGAATTAATTGTTGTTGAGACAAAAGGAAATGAAACTATTTATAATTTAGTGAATGCCAATGAATTTGCATTTAAGGTAGAACTTCAAGGGAAAAGCTATGTTGGTATTGATAATCGTAAAGGGAAGACGT
This window harbors:
- a CDS encoding helix-turn-helix domain-containing protein, which codes for MSELGLRLKNAREEKKITLDELQNITKIQKRYLQAIEEGKLEMLPGQFYARAFVKSYSEAVGIDPELLFEEHASELPASNKQKVAEIPPRVQTRKTGGTKKTRRFLALLPSVVAIVFIISIFVGVWYFLQGNSANNEGIPKNQVQSPVEGGRDNVALNPPGEEDEPEEAEVPEEEELIEEIPEQELIVVETKGNETIYNLVNANEFAFKVELQGKSYVGIDNRKGKTFHASNVDGGKSLTFDFSEEETIQFNFGASNNVNLFVNDIPFEFPQDIVHQKVTFHFQKDRSE